A DNA window from Dethiosulfovibrio faecalis contains the following coding sequences:
- a CDS encoding MinD/ParA family protein — MIDRRASMADQASDLRRMVASISEDKRTNSSGFLRSIAVVGGKGGVGKSNISVNLALALGEMGHKVALLDGDLGLANVDILMGIQAPYNLIHLVRGERSLDEILYDVGDGVSVIPGGTGIEELANMDESAQSSLINALADLESLAEIMVVDTGAGIHRNMISFALSADTVILVTTPEPTSIRDAYGLLKSLVFGTVGKLDVRVLVNMVSSEEEARSVAGRMRFAASQFLRVDLGYSGYVLTDNSLSDSVRARKPLIRFAPRSDASRCFRRIARTLISEGGEENSVDLGRGVKSLFFKLARSLGVDRNR; from the coding sequence GTGATTGATCGCAGAGCTTCTATGGCGGATCAAGCCTCCGACCTGAGACGTATGGTGGCCTCCATATCGGAGGATAAAAGGACCAACAGTTCCGGATTTCTCCGTTCCATCGCGGTTGTCGGAGGTAAGGGCGGCGTAGGTAAGAGCAATATTTCCGTCAACCTGGCTCTGGCTTTGGGGGAGATGGGCCATAAGGTGGCGCTCCTGGACGGAGATCTCGGCTTGGCTAACGTAGATATTCTAATGGGTATCCAGGCTCCATATAATTTGATCCACCTAGTAAGAGGTGAGAGATCCCTCGACGAAATTCTGTACGATGTCGGGGACGGAGTCTCCGTAATACCGGGAGGCACCGGTATAGAGGAATTGGCCAATATGGACGAATCGGCTCAGTCGTCTCTGATAAACGCCTTGGCGGATCTGGAGTCACTTGCCGAGATTATGGTGGTGGACACCGGTGCGGGTATCCATAGAAACATGATCTCCTTCGCCCTTTCTGCCGATACGGTTATACTTGTTACTACGCCAGAGCCCACGTCCATAAGAGACGCATATGGGCTTCTCAAGTCTCTGGTGTTCGGTACTGTTGGAAAGCTGGACGTCCGAGTGCTGGTCAATATGGTTTCCTCCGAGGAGGAAGCCCGATCTGTGGCTGGACGTATGCGTTTTGCCGCCAGCCAGTTTCTTAGGGTAGACCTCGGCTACTCTGGGTATGTCTTGACCGATAATAGTCTGTCCGATTCGGTAAGGGCCAGAAAGCCTTTGATTAGATTTGCTCCTCGTTCGGACGCATCCAGATGTTTTCGCAGGATAGCCAGGACCCTTATATCCGAAGGCGGCGAAGAAAACTCAGTCGATCTGGGGCGAGGGGTTAAGTCCCTGTTCTTCAAGCTTGCCAGAAGCCTCGGGGTCGACCGGAATAGATAG